The Rhodospirillaceae bacterium genome has a segment encoding these proteins:
- a CDS encoding alpha/beta hydrolase, which translates to MSGPTSHTFFSQRLRLHYVDWGNPGAEPLLMVHGGRDHCRSWDWLAQSLKEKYHIIAPDLRGHGDSQWLVGGSYVLPDYVYDLAQLVHQTDVAPVTIIGHSLGGMISLQYAGLYPKNVRKIVAIEGLGIPPEKIKSDNELSVDTRLVKWVEYLRKLSGRQPHRYKNIPDAVARMREANERLTADQAHHLTIHGVNQNEDGTFSWKFDNYVRVFPPYGLSPEEQQNMWGRIACPTLLLRGTESWDSNPVEDGRASCFSNATIIDVKKAGHWVHHDKLNELIQHLEQFLPN; encoded by the coding sequence ATGTCGGGCCCCACTTCTCATACTTTTTTTTCTCAACGACTACGTCTTCATTACGTAGATTGGGGTAATCCCGGGGCTGAACCATTACTAATGGTCCATGGAGGTCGAGACCATTGCCGTAGCTGGGACTGGCTGGCCCAATCACTAAAGGAAAAATATCACATTATTGCGCCGGACTTACGAGGGCACGGGGACTCACAATGGTTGGTTGGGGGGAGCTACGTATTACCTGATTATGTATATGATCTAGCTCAGTTGGTTCATCAAACTGACGTCGCCCCAGTGACCATTATTGGGCACTCCCTTGGAGGCATGATATCACTCCAGTATGCTGGTCTTTACCCTAAAAATGTAAGAAAGATAGTAGCAATCGAAGGACTGGGTATTCCTCCTGAAAAGATAAAGTCGGATAACGAGCTAAGTGTAGATACCCGTCTTGTAAAATGGGTGGAGTATCTGCGAAAGCTGTCTGGTCGCCAGCCTCATAGGTACAAAAATATTCCGGACGCTGTTGCTCGAATGAGAGAAGCCAATGAGCGGTTAACGGCCGACCAAGCCCACCACCTCACAATCCATGGGGTTAATCAAAATGAAGATGGCACGTTTAGTTGGAAATTTGATAATTATGTCCGTGTATTCCCTCCGTACGGCTTGAGTCCAGAGGAGCAACAAAATATGTGGGGTCGGATCGCATGCCCAACGTTACTACTTCGAGGAACTGAGAGTTGGGATAGTAACCCGGTGGAAGATGGTAGAGCTTCCTGTTTTTCCAATGCCACAATCATCGATGTGAAGAAAGCTGGCCACTGGGTTCACCACGATAAACTGAATGAACTTATTCAGCATTTGGAACAATTCTTACCCAACTAA
- a CDS encoding 2-deoxy-D-gluconate 3-dehydrogenase has protein sequence MDLFALHGRVAVVTGGNGGIGLGMAKGLARAGASIVVAARDPKKNKAAVRELEALSAKVLAVETDVRQTESCQTLFRKAAQAFGTVDILINNAGMNVRLQPEEYDIDSWNTVLETNLTSAMLCSKYAHQVMVRQGAGKIINIGSMMSIFGAPFASAYAASKGGIVQFTKACASAWAKDNIQVNAVLPGWIDTDLTRRGRKEVSGLHERVLARTPAGRWGDPDDHAGVAIFLSGKGSDFITGAAITVDGGFSIQA, from the coding sequence ATGGATTTATTCGCACTTCACGGGCGCGTGGCCGTTGTGACTGGTGGTAATGGGGGAATTGGACTTGGGATGGCAAAAGGCTTAGCTCGAGCAGGCGCATCAATAGTAGTGGCAGCTCGGGACCCAAAGAAAAACAAAGCAGCGGTTAGGGAGTTAGAAGCCCTGTCTGCGAAGGTTCTGGCTGTAGAAACTGATGTAAGGCAGACTGAATCTTGTCAGACCTTATTCAGGAAGGCTGCGCAGGCATTTGGCACTGTTGACATCTTGATAAACAACGCCGGCATGAACGTGCGTTTGCAACCTGAAGAGTATGATATTGATTCTTGGAACACCGTTCTTGAAACGAATTTAACTAGCGCCATGCTATGCAGTAAATATGCCCATCAGGTCATGGTTAGGCAGGGCGCTGGTAAGATCATAAATATTGGATCGATGATGTCTATCTTTGGAGCGCCTTTTGCGTCGGCATACGCGGCGAGCAAGGGTGGTATCGTGCAATTTACGAAAGCATGCGCGAGTGCATGGGCAAAAGATAATATTCAAGTAAATGCGGTTTTGCCTGGATGGATTGATACAGATCTTACGCGACGCGGCCGGAAAGAGGTGAGTGGTTTGCATGAGAGAGTGTTGGCTCGGACCCCGGCTGGTCGTTGGGGTGACCCTGATGATCATGCTGGAGTAGCTATTTTCTTGTCGGGGAAGGGATCAGACTTTATTACCGGTGCAGCTATAACAGTGGACGGGGGATTTTCTATTCAGGCCTAG